One Funiculus sociatus GB2-C1 DNA segment encodes these proteins:
- a CDS encoding tetratricopeptide repeat protein — translation MTNFTPKVKRLNTGGQDQVKLGVALQKQGRMDEALAQFKSVLQDNPTSMRANLGAGNIEFKQKHYDEALVYYQAAIRLDPLKPMPILKAGKAYLKQRNWDKALEQFKTVVSLDPKAIQAYTGLGQVLARQGKYEQAIQEFRKALSLDPQMLMIRIRLAQAYIDQEKLAEAASELKTAININPQKWISYAELGRVYLKQNNYGAASEVLRQAVELNPDVPSGVRLSLVEALIQENKLEEAATLLREVPQTKQLAPRQHKLWGDIYHRQGLHREATEAYRAATLLAAEGDADSDIMDNLEALEDQDDDGWEELAESYKSSADSLVSENRKGRRRMR, via the coding sequence ATGACCAATTTCACTCCTAAAGTAAAGCGACTGAATACAGGCGGGCAGGATCAGGTAAAGCTTGGTGTTGCTCTGCAAAAACAAGGGCGGATGGATGAAGCTTTAGCACAATTTAAGTCAGTCTTGCAAGACAATCCGACATCAATGCGGGCTAATCTGGGTGCTGGAAATATTGAGTTCAAGCAAAAACATTACGATGAAGCTCTTGTCTATTATCAAGCAGCAATAAGATTAGATCCCTTGAAGCCGATGCCCATACTGAAAGCTGGGAAGGCTTATTTGAAGCAGCGGAATTGGGACAAAGCTTTGGAGCAGTTTAAAACCGTTGTTAGCCTTGACCCGAAAGCCATCCAAGCTTATACAGGTTTGGGTCAGGTGCTGGCGAGGCAAGGGAAGTATGAGCAAGCCATACAGGAGTTTCGTAAGGCTCTAAGTTTAGACCCCCAGATGCTAATGATTCGCATCCGCTTGGCTCAAGCTTATATTGACCAGGAGAAGCTTGCAGAAGCTGCTTCTGAGCTAAAAACTGCAATTAATATCAATCCCCAAAAGTGGATTAGTTATGCTGAATTGGGGCGCGTCTATTTGAAACAGAATAACTACGGTGCTGCTTCGGAGGTATTACGTCAAGCAGTTGAGCTGAACCCCGATGTACCATCTGGTGTCCGATTAAGCTTGGTAGAAGCTTTGATTCAAGAAAATAAACTGGAAGAGGCTGCTACGCTTCTTAGAGAAGTACCTCAGACCAAACAGCTTGCACCCCGTCAGCATAAGCTTTGGGGAGATATTTACCATCGTCAAGGTCTACACCGGGAGGCTACAGAGGCATACCGTGCTGCTACGCTCTTAGCCGCCGAGGGTGACGCTGATAGCGACATTATGGATAATCTAGAGGCACTGGAAGACCAAGATGATGATGGATGGGAGGAACTGGCAGAGTCTTATAAGTCATCAGCAGATAGCCTCGTCTCTGAAAATCGTAAAGGTCGGCGGCGGATGAGGTAA
- a CDS encoding ABA4-like family protein: protein MIIAQLFNVANLFVLPFWALMILLPNWGVTKRVMESYLPFVALAGLYIYLFVASITPESAAALSNPQLADIAQFFADETAAATGWIHFLVMDLFVGRYIYLEGQRTGIWTIHSLLLCLFAGPMGLLSHILTYWVRQKFFSPTVTDATSSAPNPQA, encoded by the coding sequence ATGATCATCGCTCAACTGTTTAACGTTGCTAATCTGTTTGTTCTGCCTTTCTGGGCGCTGATGATTCTGCTGCCCAACTGGGGCGTGACCAAGCGGGTTATGGAATCTTATCTCCCATTTGTGGCGTTAGCTGGTCTGTATATCTATCTGTTTGTAGCGTCAATTACGCCAGAATCTGCCGCCGCTTTGTCGAATCCTCAACTGGCTGACATTGCACAATTTTTTGCAGATGAAACAGCTGCTGCTACTGGGTGGATTCATTTTCTGGTGATGGATTTGTTCGTGGGTCGCTATATTTATTTGGAGGGTCAGCGGACTGGTATCTGGACAATCCATTCGCTGCTGCTATGTTTATTTGCAGGGCCGATGGGATTGCTTTCTCATATTTTGACTTACTGGGTGAGGCAGAAGTTTTTCTCACCAACCGTAACTGATGCAACTTCCTCGGCTCCGAACCCCCAAGCATAA
- a CDS encoding ROK family protein, which produces MRTLAVDIGGSGIKAIILDEDGQPLTERSRVDTPNPPVPEVVMDAIATLVSSQGEFDRVSVGFPGVVRSGVTKTAVNLSPNWIGFDLATALCDRLKTPVAVVNDADMQGLGAISGSGVELTITLGTGFGSALFVEGLLVPNLELGHHQFRKGETYEEQLGRAALDKVGEKKWNSRLEKAIASLQNLFNYDYLYIGGGEAKKVTLNLPLNVKIVPNVTGLLGGIALWRD; this is translated from the coding sequence ATGCGGACTCTAGCTGTTGACATTGGCGGCAGTGGCATCAAGGCAATAATTTTAGACGAAGATGGACAGCCGCTGACTGAACGGTCTCGTGTAGACACCCCAAACCCTCCTGTGCCAGAGGTTGTAATGGATGCGATCGCGACCCTTGTTAGCTCTCAAGGTGAGTTTGACCGCGTATCTGTGGGCTTTCCTGGCGTAGTTCGCTCTGGTGTCACTAAGACAGCCGTAAATTTGTCTCCAAATTGGATCGGGTTCGATCTAGCAACAGCACTATGCGATCGCTTAAAAACACCAGTAGCGGTGGTTAATGATGCCGATATGCAAGGTCTGGGGGCGATTTCAGGATCGGGTGTAGAACTAACGATCACTCTGGGAACAGGCTTTGGTTCGGCTTTGTTTGTGGAAGGATTACTGGTGCCAAACCTGGAACTTGGGCACCATCAGTTTCGCAAAGGGGAAACCTATGAGGAACAGTTGGGACGTGCCGCTTTAGATAAAGTCGGTGAGAAAAAATGGAATTCTCGTCTCGAAAAAGCGATCGCGTCTCTGCAAAATCTGTTTAACTATGATTACCTTTACATCGGCGGCGGTGAAGCCAAAAAAGTAACTCTCAACTTACCACTAAATGTCAAAATTGTTCCTAATGTAACTGGTTTATTGGGCGGAATTGCGTTGTGGCGAGATTAG
- a CDS encoding Uma2 family endonuclease — MSFAHDLEISQDVLEDVIFPPGDLDSDEPPLESELHLRQMVLLIQCLEWWWRDRMDFYACGNLTIYYSPRQRKSEQFRGPDFFVVLGTQRKPRKSWVVWEEDGKYPNVIVEILSSKTAATDRGLKKQIYQDIFRTPDYFGFSPDSLEFKGFHLLDGRYQELEPKANGWLWSQQLELYLGIHESRLRFFTAEGQLIPTPEEMAQQERQQKEQAEQQVAEMEALLVRYRERFGELPA, encoded by the coding sequence ATGTCTTTTGCACATGATTTAGAAATCTCGCAAGATGTACTGGAAGATGTTATATTTCCTCCAGGGGATTTAGATAGTGATGAACCGCCTTTGGAAAGTGAATTGCACCTGCGGCAAATGGTGCTGCTGATTCAATGTCTGGAATGGTGGTGGCGTGATCGCATGGATTTTTATGCCTGCGGTAATCTCACCATCTACTACAGTCCTCGCCAGCGCAAGTCTGAGCAGTTCCGAGGGCCAGATTTTTTTGTAGTGTTGGGTACCCAACGCAAACCGCGAAAAAGTTGGGTGGTTTGGGAAGAAGATGGCAAATATCCCAATGTAATTGTAGAAATTCTCTCTTCCAAAACTGCCGCAACTGATCGAGGCTTGAAAAAGCAAATTTACCAAGATATTTTCCGCACTCCTGACTATTTCGGGTTTAGTCCTGATAGCCTTGAATTTAAAGGGTTTCATTTATTAGATGGTCGCTACCAGGAACTTGAGCCTAAAGCTAATGGCTGGTTGTGGAGCCAGCAACTAGAGCTATATTTGGGCATTCACGAGTCAAGGTTACGTTTCTTTACGGCTGAAGGGCAGTTAATCCCAACTCCAGAGGAAATGGCACAACAGGAACGACAGCAGAAGGAACAAGCTGAGCAACAAGTGGCAGAAATGGAGGCGTTGTTAGTTCGCTATCGGGAACGCTTTGGTGAATTGCCTGCGTAA
- a CDS encoding sensor histidine kinase, whose product MWELLKELFSSTQFIPHGHCYLWQTKLVWLHLLSDLFIAIAYFSIPAMLLYFIHERQDIPFQGIFALFGAFIILCGTGHLMEIWTLWHPTYWLTGVEQAITALVSCYTALQMVTLLPQFLALKTPEQLEAVNRELQSEIGERQRAEEALRNAYDDLEIRVSDRTAELSKTLSILQTEMAERKQAEAALQESEAREREKSQELEIALHELKSAQVQLVQKEKMASLGQLAAGIAHEINNPTSFIYGNVTPAIEYASNLLKIISLYQSHYPQPSNEIQNEIAALDLDFLKRDFLKLLWSMRTGATRIKEIVVSMRNFSRLDEAEIKEADLHSGIESTLMILENRLKEQPNRPAIEVIKEFDKLPLVACYPGQLNQVFMNILNNAIDALEEKINEGSSFTPQIRIATEVRYQEETNLKSLIPNSQLIVIRIADNGKGITPYVKEHLFDPFFTTKPVGKGTGLGLSISYQIVVEKHQGRLKCDSQLGEGAEFTIEINAKARGNAAPRFAPALIEVHDNPIFQS is encoded by the coding sequence ATGTGGGAACTCTTAAAGGAGTTATTTTCATCAACTCAGTTTATTCCTCACGGTCACTGTTACCTTTGGCAAACTAAACTGGTATGGCTTCACCTCCTTTCGGACTTGTTTATTGCGATCGCTTACTTTTCAATTCCGGCAATGCTCCTGTATTTTATCCACGAACGGCAAGATATTCCCTTTCAAGGAATATTTGCTTTATTTGGAGCTTTCATCATTCTCTGTGGAACAGGTCACTTGATGGAAATTTGGACTCTCTGGCATCCTACTTACTGGCTGACAGGGGTCGAGCAAGCCATTACCGCTCTGGTTTCCTGCTATACAGCTCTACAAATGGTAACGCTGCTGCCGCAATTTCTAGCTCTGAAAACGCCAGAACAATTAGAAGCAGTTAACCGGGAACTCCAAAGCGAGATTGGTGAACGTCAGCGAGCCGAAGAAGCCTTACGCAACGCCTACGATGATTTAGAAATTCGGGTAAGCGATCGCACTGCCGAGTTATCAAAAACACTTTCTATCCTTCAAACTGAAATGGCCGAACGCAAACAAGCAGAAGCCGCTTTGCAAGAATCAGAAGCACGAGAAAGAGAAAAATCTCAAGAGCTTGAAATTGCTCTGCACGAACTCAAAAGCGCCCAAGTCCAGCTGGTGCAAAAAGAAAAAATGGCATCCCTCGGTCAACTGGCTGCTGGCATCGCCCACGAAATTAACAATCCTACAAGTTTTATCTATGGCAATGTCACCCCTGCCATTGAATATGCCTCAAATTTACTAAAAATAATTTCTCTCTATCAAAGCCACTACCCCCAGCCATCTAACGAAATTCAAAACGAAATTGCCGCCCTCGACCTTGATTTTCTTAAAAGGGACTTTCTCAAATTGCTCTGGTCAATGAGAACAGGAGCAACCCGCATTAAAGAAATTGTCGTTTCTATGCGGAACTTCTCGCGGCTTGACGAAGCTGAAATTAAAGAAGCCGATTTACACTCTGGAATTGAAAGTACCTTGATGATTTTAGAAAACCGCCTGAAAGAACAGCCTAATAGGCCAGCAATTGAAGTAATTAAAGAATTTGATAAATTGCCCTTAGTAGCTTGTTATCCAGGTCAGTTAAATCAGGTATTTATGAATATTTTGAACAATGCAATCGATGCTTTAGAAGAAAAAATAAATGAAGGTTCTTCCTTCACTCCGCAAATCCGGATCGCTACAGAAGTCAGATATCAGGAAGAAACTAATCTCAAATCCCTAATTCCCAATTCCCAATTGATAGTAATTCGGATTGCCGATAATGGTAAAGGCATTACACCTTACGTGAAAGAGCATCTCTTTGACCCCTTTTTTACCACAAAACCAGTAGGAAAAGGAACCGGACTAGGGCTATCTATTAGCTATCAAATTGTTGTCGAAAAACATCAAGGGAGGCTCAAGTGTGACTCTCAATTAGGGGAAGGCGCAGAGTTTACCATCGAGATTAATGCAAAAGCGAGAGGTAACGCCGCGCCTCGGTTCGCACCAGCTTTAATAGAAGTTCACGATAATCCAATTTTTCAAAGTTAA